The Arachis hypogaea cultivar Tifrunner chromosome 19, arahy.Tifrunner.gnm2.J5K5, whole genome shotgun sequence genome has a window encoding:
- the LOC112779968 gene encoding aluminum-activated malate transporter 12 → MAEINTTSKRSSSRYYWEHIYSFVDEVKKFPALVKRATWKVAKEDPRRVIHALKVALALTLISLLYLLEPLFKGIGKNAMWAVMTVVVVMEFTAGATLCKGLNRGLGTILAGSLAFLIEYIADVSVKTYRAVFIGAAVFLVGYAATYVRFIPYIKKNYDYGVLIFLLTFNLITVSSYRVENVWSIARDRMLTIAIGCGLCLVMNLLVFPNWSGEYLHKSIISKLEGLANAIEVCVKEYFCESEIQSSEDDSCEDPIYLGYKAVLDSKASEETLALQASWEPRCSRYFRRIPWKQYTKVGVALRHFSYTVVALHGCLQSEIQTPWSIRSQYKEPCMKLTEQVFKILRELANSIRNKRKFCPHILSNDLNVALEDLNNALKSQPQYFRGPKISRTSKMQHEEESRASFSSVNNNDSCEDAKERQKKVLRPQLSKTLNMITSFQFSEALPVAAFTSLLLEMVAKLDHVINEVEQLGRMSHFREFRVEDEIVVTCERPKVNSSYNDITSYGEE, encoded by the exons atggcTGAGATCAATACTACTAGTAAAAGAAGCTCAAGCCGTTATTATTGGGAACATATTTATAGCTTTGTTGATGAAGTGAAAAAGTTTCCAGCACTGGTGAAGAGAGCAACATGGAAAGTTGCCAAAGAGGATCCAAGAAGGGTGATTCATGCTTTGAAAGTAGCCTTGGCCTTGACACTTATTTCTCTCTTGTATCTTTTGGAGCCATTgttcaaaggcattggaaagaATGCTATGTGGGCTGTTATGACTGTGGTTGTGGTTATGGAGTTCACTGCTG GGGCAACATTATGCAAAGGACTTAATAGAGGATTAGGGACTATTTTGGCAGGGTCCTTGGCATTTCTTATTGAGTATATTGCAGATGTGTCTGTTAAGACTTATAGAGCTGTTTTCATTGGCGCCGCAGTTTTTCTTGTTG GGTATGCAGCTACTTATGTGAGGTTCATCCCCTATATCAAGAAGAATTATGACTATGGTGTTTTGATATTTCTCTTGACCTTCAATTTGATAACAGTATCAAGTTACCGAGTAGAAAATGTTTGGAGCATTGCAAGAGATCGTATGTTAACCATTGCAATTGGGTGTGGTCTATGCCTTGTGATGAATCTGTTGGTGTTTCCAAATTGGTCAGGGGAATACCTTCATAAATCCATCATATCAAAGCTCGAAGGACTAGCCAACGCCATCGAAG TTTGTGTCAAGGAATATTTTTGTGAGTCTGAGATACAATCAAGTGAAGATGATTCATGTGAGGATCCCATTTACTTGGGTTACAAGGCAGTGTTAGATTCCAAAGCTAGTGAAGAAACATTG GCATTACAAGCGAGCTGGGAGCCGAGATGCTCGAGATATTTCCGGCGAATCCCATGGAAGCAATATACAAAAGTCGGCGTTGCTCTTCGCCACTTTAGTTACACTGTTGTAGCTCTACATGGATGTCTGCAGTCTGAAATTCAG ACACCATGGTCAATTCGATCTCAATACAAGGAACCTTGCATGAAACTCACAGAACAAGTGTTCAAAATACTAAGGGAACTGGCAAACAGCATAAGGAACAAAAGAAAATTCTGTCCTCATATACTCTCCAATGATCTCAATGTAGCCTTAGAAGATCTCAACAATGCCTTGAAATCCCAACCACAATATTTTCGCGGCCCCAAGATCAGCCGAACCTCGAAAATGCAGCATGAAGAAGAGTCTAGAGCCTCATTTTCAAGTGTTAACAACAATGATTCTTGTGAAGAtgcaaaggaaagacaaaagaaGGTTCTAAGGCCACAGCTGAGTAAGACTTTGAATATGATCACTAGCTTTCAATTCTCAGAAGCACTTCCTGTTGCTGCATTCACTTCTTTGCTTTTGGAGATGGTGGCAAAACTAGATCATGTGATAAATGAAGTTGAACAATTGGGCAGAATGTCACACTTTAGAGAGTTCAGAGTTGAAGATGAGATTGTTGTCACTTGTGAGAGACCAAAAGTGAATTCGTCTTATAATGACATCACTTCTTATGGAGAAGAGTAA
- the LOC112776026 gene encoding GEM-like protein 7 codes for MQTSSLLQDLFIGNPIISAACDQLQKTVNRYYLPDPVIAQSQYSTKASKQSRLYSIINKLVKKADSSHSQGVQEHVRLGTKISETVKEKLRLGAHILQVGGVEKVFKQFFRVKEGERLLKASPCYLSTTSGPLAGLLFVSTNKVAFCSDRSMKVYSREGQMCRIRYKVVIPLKKVKCVNQSESIQKPKQKFIEIDTVDNYEFWFMGVLQYQKTFKYLEQAISQAYMKKESPF; via the exons ATGCAGACCTCATCACTTCTTCAAGATTTGTTCATTGGAAATCCAATCATCTCAGCAGCATGTGATCAGCTGCAGAAGACAGTTAACAGATACTACTTGCCTGATCCTGTCATTGCCCAATCTCAGTACTCAACAAAAGCATCAAAACAAA GTAGACTATACTCCATTATAAACAAGCTTGTAAAGAAAGCAGATAGTAGTCATTCACAAGGAGTTCAAGAACATG TGAGATTGGGGACAAAGATATCTGAAACTGTTAAGGAGAAGTTGAGACTAGGGGCTCATATTCTTCAGGTTGGTGGAGTGGAGAAAGTCTTCAAGCAATTCTTTAGGGTGAAAGAAGGGGAGAGGTTATTGAAAGCGTCACCATGCTATCTGTCGACAACATCAGGCCCTCTAGCAGGTCTGCTCTTTGTCTCCACCAACAAGGTTGCCTTCTGCAGCGATCGATCAATGAAGGTCTACAGCCGGGAAGGCCAGATGTGTAGGATCCGTTATAAG GTTGTCATTCCGCTCAAGAAAGTCAAGTGTGTGAACCAAAGTGAAAGTATTCAAAAACCAAAACAGAAGTTTATAGAGATAGATACAGTGGACAATTATGAATTCTGGTTTATGGGTGTCTTACAGTATCAGAAAACTTTCAAATATCTTGAGCAGGCAATTTCACAAGCTTACATGAAGAAAGAGTCACCCTTTTGA